Proteins encoded by one window of Chondromyces crocatus:
- a CDS encoding ABC transporter substrate-binding protein, with product MAVGSRRALSWLLRGATLGLCAAAFAVPGTASGPVASSGRAEASSCVDLSPSARRGRRIFHRGMTEGGRPVEGAIVGGASMLSGREAACARCHGSSGEGTEEGGVKAPPISAERLATATREREAVDRVALAQVVRAGRVAGVGGARLLHPVMPRYALSDAEFEDLASYLRCVGRDLDPGVTEEVVTLGAALPLSGPVAPVGQAARAVIGAVFGEVNEKGGVYRRRLELVVEDSAGAGGEDAATTRLLERGVLALVSSAWSGAAALGARLEEERVPLLGPLGHGVLPGGEVIFQIQPGPDVLARVAVEHLMGSGADALGFGGGKGAVGATGASGGAAGRTGARGGAAGRAGAREVDVLVVHAKGWAGEAWAEGARVEARRRGLHPPEVVSFDPERFDPAAMVEAVQRRGSQAVLFWGPGDALARCAEIRWGKGGNGEVALYAPLSAVSEDGEVRRRVGERALLLYPGPVGEQARATGEALRAFLSRAGVEPEVAPSVQASAYAAARLAIEALKRAGAHATRERVITALEAVRGFDAGPVPPVSFARNRRVGVMGASLLRLDPRTGDAVRASGWIDVVP from the coding sequence GTGGCGGTCGGTTCCCGTCGAGCCCTGAGCTGGCTGCTCCGGGGGGCGACCCTGGGGCTGTGCGCTGCCGCGTTCGCGGTGCCAGGGACGGCATCGGGGCCTGTGGCGTCCTCCGGGCGGGCCGAGGCGTCGTCGTGCGTCGATCTCTCGCCGTCGGCGCGTCGAGGTCGTCGGATCTTTCATCGGGGCATGACGGAGGGCGGGCGGCCCGTGGAAGGGGCCATCGTGGGCGGGGCGTCGATGCTCTCCGGTCGCGAGGCGGCCTGCGCTCGGTGTCACGGGTCCAGCGGGGAGGGAACCGAGGAGGGGGGGGTGAAGGCGCCGCCCATCTCGGCAGAGCGGCTCGCCACGGCCACGCGGGAGCGGGAGGCGGTTGACCGGGTGGCGCTCGCCCAGGTGGTGCGGGCGGGGCGGGTCGCCGGGGTCGGCGGGGCGCGTCTGCTCCACCCGGTGATGCCGCGTTACGCGCTGAGCGACGCGGAGTTCGAGGATCTCGCGAGCTACCTGCGGTGCGTGGGGCGCGATCTGGATCCCGGGGTGACCGAGGAGGTCGTGACGCTCGGCGCGGCCTTGCCGCTGTCGGGGCCGGTGGCGCCCGTTGGCCAGGCAGCGCGGGCGGTGATCGGGGCGGTGTTCGGTGAGGTGAACGAGAAGGGGGGGGTGTACCGGCGGCGCCTGGAGCTGGTGGTGGAAGACAGCGCTGGGGCCGGCGGTGAGGACGCGGCGACAACGCGCCTCCTCGAACGAGGGGTGCTGGCGCTGGTGTCGAGCGCGTGGAGCGGTGCTGCGGCGCTGGGCGCGCGTCTGGAGGAAGAGCGGGTTCCGTTGCTCGGGCCGCTGGGACACGGGGTGCTGCCTGGCGGTGAGGTGATCTTCCAGATCCAGCCAGGGCCCGATGTGCTGGCCCGGGTCGCGGTGGAGCACCTGATGGGCAGTGGGGCCGATGCGCTCGGCTTCGGAGGCGGGAAGGGCGCTGTCGGCGCGACAGGAGCGAGCGGAGGAGCCGCTGGCCGAACCGGAGCGCGCGGGGGAGCCGCTGGCCGTGCCGGAGCGCGCGAGGTGGACGTGCTGGTGGTGCACGCGAAAGGCTGGGCCGGTGAGGCGTGGGCCGAGGGAGCGCGCGTGGAGGCACGGCGCCGTGGGCTGCATCCGCCGGAGGTGGTGTCGTTCGACCCGGAGCGCTTCGACCCGGCCGCGATGGTCGAGGCCGTGCAGCGGCGGGGAAGCCAGGCGGTGCTGTTCTGGGGGCCCGGGGACGCGCTCGCGCGGTGTGCGGAGATCCGGTGGGGGAAGGGTGGGAACGGCGAGGTGGCCCTGTACGCGCCACTGAGCGCGGTGAGCGAGGACGGCGAGGTGCGGCGACGGGTCGGCGAGCGCGCCTTGTTGCTGTATCCGGGACCCGTCGGTGAGCAAGCGCGCGCGACCGGCGAGGCACTGCGCGCGTTCCTGAGCCGTGCAGGCGTCGAGCCGGAGGTGGCGCCCTCGGTGCAGGCGAGCGCCTATGCCGCGGCGAGGCTGGCCATCGAGGCGCTGAAGCGCGCGGGGGCGCACGCGACGCGCGAGCGGGTGATCACGGCGCTCGAAGCGGTGCGTGGGTTCGACGCTGGTCCCGTGCCGCCGGTGAGCTTCGCGAGGAACCGGCGCGTCGGGGTGATGGGGGCGTCGCTGCTGCGGCTGGATCCCCGGACGGGGGATGCTGTGCGGGCATCGGGCTGGATCGACGTGGTCCCCTGA
- a CDS encoding aspartate kinase — MPARRRLLVKKFGGSSVADVERIRRVAQISLESQRAGDDVVVVVSAMSGETDRLLSLAHKLAPLPDCRELDVMIATGEQVSVALTAMAIHAAGGHARSVLGHQVPVLTDSSFTKARVLWVEEGPLREALGHGQIPVVAGFQGVDASQNITTLGRGGSDTSAVALAAALGADVCEIYTDVDGVYTADPRVCPTGRKLRSIAYEDMIELASLGAKVLQVRSVEIAMKYDVSVHVRSSFTDEEGTWIVNRERALEGKVLTGLACARGQARVELVGVEQQPELVMALASLLAELNVSVDMLCHARGVQADTTTNIAFTIPEVDLLRARQRLDPLVASLKTGELRISEGLARVSLVGIGIRSDPSIPARLYRALTQEGIVVSGLVVTELRISCLVDEAVSDKAVCILHEAFGLGQTDVVGGPRLVARSGTAA; from the coding sequence GTGCCCGCGCGCCGTCGCCTGCTCGTCAAGAAGTTCGGCGGCTCCTCGGTCGCCGACGTCGAGCGAATCCGCAGGGTGGCGCAGATCTCGCTCGAGAGTCAGCGCGCTGGTGACGACGTCGTGGTCGTCGTCAGCGCCATGAGCGGAGAGACGGACCGGCTCCTCTCCCTCGCGCACAAGCTCGCCCCGCTCCCGGATTGCCGGGAGCTCGACGTGATGATCGCGACGGGCGAGCAGGTCTCGGTCGCCCTCACCGCGATGGCCATCCACGCGGCGGGCGGGCACGCGCGCTCGGTGCTGGGACATCAGGTCCCGGTGCTCACCGACAGCTCCTTCACCAAGGCGCGCGTCCTCTGGGTGGAAGAAGGTCCCCTCCGCGAAGCCCTCGGCCACGGGCAGATTCCCGTGGTCGCGGGGTTCCAGGGGGTCGACGCCAGCCAGAACATCACCACCCTGGGCCGCGGCGGCTCGGACACGTCAGCGGTGGCCCTGGCGGCAGCGCTCGGGGCCGATGTCTGTGAGATCTACACGGATGTAGACGGCGTCTACACGGCCGACCCACGCGTCTGCCCCACCGGGCGGAAGCTGAGGTCCATTGCATACGAGGACATGATCGAGCTCGCGTCTCTGGGGGCGAAGGTCCTCCAGGTCCGCAGCGTGGAGATAGCAATGAAATATGACGTTTCCGTGCACGTACGCAGCTCGTTCACCGACGAAGAAGGGACGTGGATCGTCAACCGTGAACGAGCACTCGAGGGCAAGGTCCTGACGGGCCTCGCCTGCGCGCGAGGGCAGGCGCGCGTCGAGCTGGTGGGGGTGGAGCAACAGCCGGAGCTGGTCATGGCGCTGGCCAGCCTCCTCGCCGAGCTGAACGTGAGCGTGGACATGCTCTGCCACGCCCGCGGGGTCCAGGCGGACACCACGACCAACATCGCCTTCACCATCCCCGAGGTGGATCTTCTGCGCGCGCGCCAGCGGCTGGATCCGCTGGTCGCGAGCCTGAAGACGGGCGAACTCCGGATCAGCGAAGGCCTCGCCCGGGTCTCGCTGGTCGGCATCGGCATCCGCTCCGATCCGTCGATCCCCGCCCGCCTTTACCGGGCGCTGACGCAGGAGGGGATCGTCGTCTCGGGCCTGGTCGTCACCGAGCTGCGCATCAGCTGCCTCGTGGACGAGGCGGTCTCGGACAAGGCGGTGTGCATCCTCCACGAAGCCTTCGGGCTCGGGCAGACCGACGTGGTCGGCGGGCCCCGGCTCGTGGCCCGCAGCGGCACGGCGGCCTGA
- a CDS encoding class I fructose-bisphosphate aldolase, with translation MDGVAKQIRWSRFLDRRSGHGIIVPIDHGLTIGPVEGLDSAEQVARWIGHPGITGIIAHKGMVERLGRLGLLRGKGIMIHLNGMMSLSADPDRKERLTSVESALRLGADAVSLQLNFDGKNDAHNLSELGELVDEARRYGMPVLTMLYDKVTCDEEQRLVRQRHLVRACVELGTDALKLAAPTHKAHVPLLLQGVREHTAVFFAGGAMRSEDEVLDMAREIVAHGATGLCVGRNIFQRQDVTSTLTRLQKIVMGDGASHRMAGADGEATL, from the coding sequence ATGGATGGAGTTGCAAAGCAGATCCGCTGGTCGCGTTTCCTCGATCGGCGCTCGGGTCACGGGATCATCGTTCCCATCGATCACGGGCTGACGATCGGTCCGGTGGAGGGTCTCGACAGCGCGGAGCAGGTGGCGCGCTGGATCGGTCACCCCGGCATCACCGGGATCATCGCTCACAAGGGCATGGTCGAGCGGCTCGGTCGGCTCGGCCTGCTCCGGGGCAAGGGCATCATGATCCACCTCAATGGCATGATGTCGCTCTCCGCCGATCCAGACCGCAAAGAACGGCTGACGTCGGTGGAGTCCGCGCTCCGGCTCGGCGCCGACGCCGTGTCGTTGCAGCTCAACTTCGACGGGAAGAACGACGCCCACAACCTGAGCGAACTCGGCGAGCTGGTCGACGAGGCGCGGCGCTACGGCATGCCGGTACTCACCATGCTCTACGACAAGGTCACCTGCGACGAGGAGCAGCGGCTCGTACGACAGCGCCACTTGGTGCGCGCCTGCGTCGAGCTGGGGACGGACGCGCTGAAGCTGGCGGCGCCTACCCACAAAGCGCACGTCCCGCTGCTCCTCCAGGGCGTCCGAGAGCACACAGCGGTGTTCTTCGCGGGCGGCGCGATGCGCTCCGAGGACGAGGTCCTCGACATGGCGCGTGAGATCGTCGCCCATGGCGCGACCGGCCTCTGCGTCGGCCGCAACATCTTCCAGCGCCAGGACGTGACCTCCACGCTGACCCGGCTCCAGAAGATCGTCATGGGTGACGGCGCGTCCCACCGCATGGCAGGGGCCGACGGGGAGGCCACCCTGTGA
- a CDS encoding 3-dehydroquinate synthase II, with the protein MNISSTSNGSSHSTNGSSHHHGNGSHGTHGGATQGNGGASTTHAKGINDAVSMAKRERIRLDRLDGDRNRVEEQTSLVVWYDTAGIATPDEYEGMIERVVNLSYTGIVLYPGNVAAVAPAIPPRMLKVYHAEKMDDLSRLGALAQAGKDLVIASHDVSVLDQAAQRGHATCYRAYVDDGSSLHESIREGSRHAYLMVRFRDPTNIPLELVIATLQATRTVLIKEISTATDVDDAIVTLGVMEVGADGVMFSPRSHDALGEFMSRLGRLDRSAVKIEVATIIRSVPIGMGYRSCIDTTTLFSPTEGMLVGSTSQGGILCCPEVFFLPYMELRPFRVNAGAVHSYVYNYGNRTDYMSELRAGSQIMLVDQNGATRRGSVGRMKTEVRPLRLIESEFQNGERINVIMQDDWHVRIFSDDAKPLNITELRAGHKVLGHVAAPGRHVGIKVDEHIIET; encoded by the coding sequence ATGAATATCTCATCGACCAGCAATGGCAGCTCGCACAGCACCAACGGCAGCTCCCATCATCATGGCAATGGTTCTCACGGCACCCATGGCGGCGCGACCCAGGGCAATGGCGGCGCCTCGACCACCCACGCCAAGGGGATCAACGATGCCGTCTCGATGGCGAAGCGCGAGCGCATCCGGCTGGATCGTCTCGATGGCGACAGGAACCGCGTCGAGGAACAGACGTCGCTCGTCGTCTGGTACGACACCGCAGGCATTGCCACCCCGGACGAATACGAGGGCATGATCGAGCGGGTGGTGAACCTCTCGTACACCGGCATCGTCCTCTACCCGGGCAACGTGGCCGCGGTGGCGCCGGCGATTCCGCCGCGGATGCTCAAGGTCTACCACGCGGAGAAGATGGACGACCTGAGCCGCCTTGGCGCTCTGGCGCAAGCCGGCAAGGATCTCGTCATCGCCAGCCACGACGTCTCCGTGCTCGATCAGGCGGCGCAGCGAGGGCACGCGACCTGCTACCGCGCCTACGTGGACGACGGTTCGAGCCTGCACGAGTCCATTCGCGAGGGCAGCCGTCACGCGTACCTGATGGTCCGCTTCCGCGACCCCACGAACATCCCGCTCGAGCTGGTGATTGCCACCCTCCAGGCGACGCGCACGGTGCTCATCAAGGAAATCAGCACCGCCACGGACGTCGACGACGCCATCGTCACCCTCGGCGTCATGGAAGTCGGGGCGGATGGCGTCATGTTCTCGCCGCGCTCGCACGACGCGCTGGGCGAGTTCATGTCCCGCCTCGGACGCCTCGATCGCAGCGCGGTCAAGATCGAGGTCGCCACCATCATTCGCAGCGTGCCGATTGGCATGGGCTACCGGAGCTGCATCGACACCACTACGCTCTTCTCACCGACGGAGGGGATGCTCGTGGGCTCCACCTCGCAGGGCGGAATCCTCTGCTGTCCGGAGGTCTTCTTCTTGCCGTACATGGAACTCCGCCCGTTCCGGGTGAATGCAGGCGCGGTCCACAGCTATGTCTACAACTATGGCAACCGGACCGATTACATGAGCGAACTCCGCGCTGGGTCGCAGATCATGCTCGTCGACCAGAATGGTGCCACCCGCCGCGGCAGCGTCGGCCGGATGAAGACGGAGGTCCGCCCGCTGCGCCTCATCGAGTCCGAGTTCCAGAATGGCGAACGCATCAACGTGATCATGCAGGACGACTGGCACGTGCGCATCTTCTCGGACGACGCCAAGCCGCTCAACATCACGGAGCTGCGGGCGGGTCACAAGGTCCTCGGCCACGTCGCGGCCCCGGGACGGCACGTGGGCATCAAGGTCGACGAGCACATCATCGAAACCTGA
- a CDS encoding phenylacetate--CoA ligase family protein: MLRHARGSAFYRGRLPDRDLGSMDEFRRIPFLTKEDVRRESPHGMLCVPGEDLSQYHESSATTGEPVSAWYTHRDLSEIRERFARWGVGFQRGERVLIRFPYALSSIGHFVHAAAQHAGACVVPADSRTTITPLPRVVELLRRLDITVLATLSLSAVMIAEMAEMSGLDPRRDFPRLRAICCAGEPLSPSRRELLEEIWGIPVYDNYGMTETGPQAMDCRARRLHPWQDQFLMEILDERLEKEVPPGELGELVVTSLTPRAMPMIRYLTGDRCRRLEEPCTCGESASVEIRGRAADTLWIGRRPFDQWTLEAIVAELPSRRFWRVTPTNEKLRFVVEREREEDKIDPDLLWRLEQAHGTRLEVELVPKGTLYDRREPIAFGMSAKPVYVNREHIGAPG; encoded by the coding sequence ATGCTGCGCCACGCGCGCGGCTCCGCATTCTACCGCGGCCGGCTGCCGGACCGGGATCTCGGCTCGATGGACGAATTCCGTCGGATCCCGTTCCTCACCAAGGAGGACGTGCGCAGAGAATCACCACACGGGATGCTGTGCGTCCCTGGAGAAGATCTGTCGCAATACCACGAATCCTCGGCGACCACGGGCGAACCCGTCTCCGCCTGGTATACCCACCGCGACCTGTCGGAGATCCGCGAGAGGTTCGCGCGGTGGGGTGTCGGCTTTCAGCGAGGAGAGCGGGTCCTGATCCGGTTCCCTTATGCCCTGTCCAGCATTGGACATTTCGTCCACGCAGCGGCGCAGCACGCCGGGGCGTGCGTGGTCCCTGCCGACAGCCGGACCACCATCACGCCGCTGCCGCGGGTGGTGGAGCTGCTCCGGAGGCTCGACATCACGGTGCTCGCCACCCTCTCTCTGTCAGCCGTGATGATTGCCGAGATGGCGGAGATGTCCGGGCTCGATCCCCGGCGAGATTTCCCTCGTTTACGCGCCATCTGCTGTGCTGGCGAGCCGCTCTCCCCATCACGGAGAGAGCTGCTCGAGGAGATATGGGGCATCCCCGTCTACGACAACTACGGGATGACCGAGACAGGCCCTCAGGCCATGGACTGCCGTGCGCGGCGTCTCCACCCCTGGCAGGACCAGTTTCTGATGGAGATACTTGATGAGCGGCTCGAGAAGGAGGTGCCGCCGGGTGAGCTGGGGGAGCTCGTCGTCACGTCGCTCACCCCGCGCGCCATGCCCATGATTCGCTACCTGACGGGCGATCGATGCAGGCGCCTCGAGGAGCCCTGCACGTGCGGTGAGAGCGCGTCGGTGGAGATTCGTGGGCGGGCGGCGGACACGCTCTGGATCGGACGGCGCCCATTCGATCAATGGACCCTGGAAGCCATTGTCGCCGAGCTCCCGAGCCGACGATTCTGGCGAGTCACCCCCACGAACGAGAAGCTGAGATTCGTGGTGGAACGCGAACGAGAAGAGGACAAAATCGATCCCGATTTGCTCTGGCGACTGGAGCAAGCTCACGGGACCCGGCTGGAGGTGGAGCTCGTCCCCAAGGGGACTCTTTATGATCGGAGAGAGCCGATCGCGTTCGGAATGTCTGCGAAGCCAGTTTACGTCAACCGCGAGCACATCGGGGCTCCGGGCTGA
- a CDS encoding amidohydrolase family protein: MIIDAHAHVSPTSYGSAELYLQQLAQGGIAQGVVSPGGMLDVRQMGAYISGQLKPDLVPKNEYVDWGLGLSGGLHGFACVDPCTETAPETLERYLRQGFRGLMVTPLVHKFSFGDDVLAPLMEVCAAHGATVCSHVAFRPGANTADYVRLAERHPNTPFILEHMGAGPADSEATAAATRLDNLYLETSLGSYLHIAETVKRAGASKVIFGSEFPLSHPVVELQKLLLLPISSGERDKILGGNIRHLLRIGCS, from the coding sequence ATGATCATCGATGCGCACGCACACGTGTCGCCGACGAGCTACGGCTCCGCCGAGCTGTACCTGCAGCAGCTCGCACAGGGCGGCATCGCCCAGGGCGTCGTCAGCCCGGGCGGCATGCTCGACGTCCGGCAGATGGGCGCCTACATCAGCGGCCAACTGAAGCCAGACCTCGTGCCGAAGAACGAGTACGTCGACTGGGGCCTCGGCCTCAGCGGCGGGCTCCACGGCTTCGCCTGCGTCGATCCTTGCACCGAGACGGCCCCGGAGACCCTGGAGCGGTATCTCCGCCAGGGTTTCCGCGGCCTCATGGTCACCCCCCTCGTCCACAAGTTCAGCTTCGGTGACGACGTCCTCGCGCCGCTCATGGAGGTCTGCGCGGCCCACGGCGCGACCGTCTGCTCTCACGTGGCGTTCCGGCCAGGCGCCAACACCGCCGATTACGTGCGGCTCGCAGAACGGCACCCGAACACGCCGTTCATCCTGGAGCACATGGGCGCAGGCCCCGCCGACAGCGAGGCCACAGCCGCCGCCACACGCCTCGACAACCTGTACCTGGAGACGTCACTGGGGAGCTACCTGCACATTGCGGAGACCGTGAAACGAGCGGGGGCGAGCAAGGTGATCTTCGGCTCCGAATTTCCTCTGTCCCACCCGGTGGTGGAGCTGCAGAAGCTCCTCCTGCTCCCCATTTCGAGTGGTGAACGCGACAAGATCCTGGGCGGAAACATTCGCCACCTGCTCCGCATCGGATGCTCGTGA
- a CDS encoding phenylacetate--CoA ligase family protein, which yields MRRRSLFEQTLQAMQMAPALSRYLSSVEQADRMPHDVLDAFQSESLRAIVRRAYDKSSFYRGKMDAAGVDPADIKRTSDLARLPFLTKDELRQDPYLLLTCDKEDIALIQVSTGTTGGQELYMVSTWSDYILHDLAPRYPRLFPIGPGDICMNALPYEMSTAGLSFHKTFMEGYHATVIPAGKGGAYSTPAKTIKVMKDLRPTVIVTSPSWAITLAEEAEHASLDLAALKLKKIWLTGEGCSPSFRQRVERLWGTKASFFYGSLECGVLGIECDEHNGYHVPQAHVAMELVDPLTGKPSAAGDPGEIVVTSLLRYDSPVLRFRTGDLGVFDLSPCACGAQMPRFFLRGRAFDQIRFRGRALSPIYLEEHLLRMPEVGNWFELIMPTCDESRIKVRCELSRGAKHHPGLADVLAGKMEHATGLPFEMEIVERMPRPTVKAARVVRS from the coding sequence ATGCGCAGGCGATCCCTCTTCGAGCAGACATTGCAAGCCATGCAGATGGCTCCCGCCCTCTCCCGCTATCTCTCGAGCGTGGAGCAAGCAGATCGAATGCCGCACGACGTGCTGGACGCTTTCCAGTCGGAATCGCTACGGGCCATCGTGCGGCGAGCCTATGACAAGTCCAGCTTCTACCGCGGGAAGATGGACGCGGCGGGGGTCGACCCCGCCGACATCAAGCGCACGAGCGATCTCGCTCGCCTCCCCTTCCTGACGAAGGACGAGCTGCGCCAGGACCCGTACCTGCTCCTGACCTGCGACAAGGAGGACATCGCCCTCATCCAGGTCTCCACGGGCACCACGGGCGGCCAGGAACTCTACATGGTGTCCACGTGGAGTGATTACATCCTCCATGATCTCGCGCCTCGCTATCCGCGCCTCTTCCCGATCGGCCCAGGCGACATCTGCATGAATGCGCTGCCCTACGAGATGAGCACCGCGGGGCTCTCCTTCCACAAGACGTTCATGGAAGGCTACCACGCGACGGTCATCCCGGCAGGCAAGGGAGGCGCCTACTCGACCCCTGCCAAGACCATCAAGGTCATGAAGGACCTGCGCCCCACGGTCATCGTCACCAGCCCCTCCTGGGCGATCACGCTGGCCGAGGAAGCCGAGCACGCCTCGCTCGACCTGGCCGCGCTGAAACTCAAGAAGATCTGGCTCACGGGTGAGGGGTGCTCCCCTTCGTTCCGGCAGCGCGTCGAACGGCTCTGGGGTACCAAAGCCAGCTTCTTCTACGGCTCCCTCGAATGCGGCGTCCTCGGCATCGAGTGCGACGAGCACAATGGCTATCACGTCCCACAGGCGCACGTCGCCATGGAACTCGTCGACCCGCTCACCGGCAAGCCGTCGGCTGCAGGAGATCCCGGCGAGATCGTCGTCACCTCTCTCCTGCGCTATGACAGCCCGGTGCTCCGGTTCCGCACCGGGGACCTCGGCGTCTTCGACCTCTCCCCGTGCGCCTGTGGCGCCCAGATGCCCAGGTTCTTCCTGAGAGGCCGCGCCTTCGACCAGATCCGCTTCCGCGGCCGTGCGCTCTCGCCGATCTACCTGGAGGAGCATCTGCTCCGGATGCCGGAGGTCGGCAACTGGTTCGAGCTGATCATGCCGACGTGCGACGAGTCTCGCATCAAGGTCCGGTGCGAACTCTCTCGCGGCGCCAAGCACCACCCCGGCCTCGCCGATGTGCTCGCCGGCAAGATGGAGCATGCCACTGGCCTGCCCTTCGAGATGGAGATCGTCGAACGCATGCCCCGCCCGACCGTGAAAGCCGCACGCGTCGTCCGCAGTTGA
- a CDS encoding CPBP family intramembrane glutamic endopeptidase, producing the protein MTQDDAVATGARFPQGSRAHLLHALSLVALCAGLAVGSTLLARTFYGGDLGLLSGSPASFAALGAQVALVVVIGWGWLLRFGRVSLRDLGFRDLSVKQLLLGIAAVVPSLVCIGSMLTMVGMTPPALLDAILAQPWQARLLCLGVGLVTAVAEESVFRGYLQPSLAARLGMAGGVIGTALLFSMIHLSQSWAQVASRFLLGLIFGLLRGGDQPLWAPVIAHTLVWVVIGPV; encoded by the coding sequence ATGACGCAGGACGACGCTGTCGCAACGGGCGCCCGCTTCCCTCAAGGAAGCCGGGCTCATCTTCTCCACGCCCTCAGTCTGGTCGCTCTTTGCGCCGGCCTCGCCGTCGGGAGCACGCTGCTCGCGCGGACCTTCTACGGAGGTGATCTGGGGCTGCTCAGTGGCTCCCCTGCGTCGTTCGCTGCCCTCGGCGCGCAGGTGGCGCTGGTGGTGGTGATCGGCTGGGGCTGGTTGCTGCGCTTCGGCCGGGTGAGCCTCCGAGATCTGGGGTTCAGGGATCTCTCGGTGAAGCAGCTGCTGCTCGGGATCGCAGCCGTCGTTCCGAGCCTCGTCTGCATCGGGTCGATGCTGACCATGGTGGGAATGACCCCACCGGCCTTGCTGGACGCCATCCTGGCCCAGCCGTGGCAAGCGCGGCTGCTCTGTCTCGGCGTGGGGCTGGTCACCGCAGTGGCCGAGGAGAGCGTGTTTCGAGGCTACCTGCAGCCTTCACTGGCGGCGCGGCTGGGGATGGCGGGGGGCGTGATCGGGACGGCGCTGCTGTTCTCGATGATCCACCTCTCCCAGTCGTGGGCCCAGGTGGCGAGCCGCTTTCTGCTGGGGCTGATCTTCGGGTTGCTGCGGGGTGGGGACCAGCCACTCTGGGCGCCTGTGATTGCTCACACGCTGGTGTGGGTGGTGATTGGGCCGGTCTGA
- a CDS encoding STAUR_1299 family protein: MKFELSSLLGRAFQVAPAATATATLAEIRQQRGGREARIRGYEVVVPEAADGAWFEAGLLRPLVYFCESSRAPLPACAGVFVALFSGDSLYCVDAAEVIHFGAETLEVDVDVLVQRFGTGEVRHALRGED, from the coding sequence ATGAAGTTCGAGCTGTCTTCGCTCCTGGGGCGGGCTTTTCAGGTTGCACCGGCCGCGACGGCCACGGCGACGCTGGCGGAGATCCGGCAGCAGCGTGGAGGTCGAGAGGCTCGGATCCGCGGTTACGAGGTGGTGGTCCCCGAGGCCGCTGATGGGGCCTGGTTCGAGGCCGGGCTGCTCCGGCCGCTGGTCTATTTCTGCGAGTCGTCTCGGGCGCCGCTACCCGCATGCGCGGGGGTGTTCGTGGCGTTGTTCTCGGGAGACTCCCTGTACTGCGTGGATGCCGCGGAGGTGATCCATTTCGGCGCCGAGACCCTGGAGGTCGACGTGGATGTGCTGGTGCAGCGCTTCGGTACGGGTGAAGTGCGCCACGCGCTCCGGGGAGAGGACTGA
- a CDS encoding cysteine hydrolase family protein, translated as MKLGLLVIDMQNEFFADGSPATPSLHAAVEYINGAIALFRKAEAPVVIVSDVEEPRVPGTEAFALHPSIAARPDDLRIDKRSGNAFWKTDLDRQLRDRGVDMLILCGFCAEFCVLDTFRGAREWGWPAALLRGGIASPHPDRIRLVQEICDVVSYGALEGWMGLLHKPS; from the coding sequence ATGAAGCTGGGCTTGCTGGTCATCGACATGCAGAACGAGTTCTTCGCCGACGGCTCCCCGGCGACCCCTTCGCTGCATGCTGCCGTCGAGTACATCAATGGCGCCATCGCTCTCTTCCGCAAAGCGGAGGCTCCCGTCGTCATCGTCTCCGATGTCGAGGAGCCCCGCGTTCCTGGCACCGAGGCCTTCGCCCTGCACCCGAGCATCGCCGCGAGGCCGGACGATCTGCGCATCGACAAGCGCTCCGGCAACGCCTTCTGGAAGACCGACCTGGATCGACAGCTCCGCGACCGCGGCGTCGACATGTTGATCCTCTGCGGCTTCTGCGCCGAGTTCTGCGTCCTCGACACCTTCCGTGGCGCCCGCGAGTGGGGATGGCCCGCCGCCTTGCTACGGGGCGGCATCGCCAGCCCTCATCCCGATCGCATCCGCCTCGTCCAAGAGATCTGCGACGTGGTGTCGTACGGCGCGCTCGAAGGCTGGATGGGCCTCCTCCACAAGCCCTCCTGA